The genome window CCCTTGCGGCCTTTGGCGCCCGGGTCGATACCGCCATGACCGGCATCAATGGCGACGATGATGTCGCGGTTTTGCGGCGCCACCACGATTTCCTTTTTGACTTGCGGCGCCGGCGCCACCGGCGCTGGTGTCTTGACCATGCGTTGCGGCACGCCGCCGGCCAGCTCAATCACCAATCGGTATCCCCTCTTACCCGCGGGCGTGAGTAGATACACCTTGCCCGGGGCAACGCGATCCAGCTCAAACACCAAGCGCAGGTCGGTGCCTTTGCGCACGCCGTTGCGCAGCTTGGTAATGGCGCTGCCGTTGAAATCGAGACTGGGTGTATGGCCCTTGCCGACCACATCGAGCAGGTCGACCACGAAGCGATCAGGACGGGAAAGCGTGAAATATTTGTACTTGACCGGACCGTTGAGATCGACCACGACCTTGCTGTGATCGTCGTAATGGCCGACGCGCAAACTGCTGAAATCCAGCGTTCTTGCCGCCCAACTCGCAGTGGTCGGCAGCAGGCAGAGTATTAGCAGATAGATTAGACGCCGCATGACTCCAACCCCTTTGTTGTTATTCCTCGAGGCACGGGATGACCCCTTAAAATAATACTTTAGCTTTTTCTCATATTTTCCAGAAAGATACAAGACTTTCCTAGAAAAAAGACAAATTACGGATGCTTCACCCTTGTTTCTTCGTCTGTACCCGCCATAACTTTAGCCCATAGTGTGGGACAGTTGCGCGAGCGTTGCCTTGAACCGCATCCCGGCATCGCTTATCGGCGTCAGGCTCACCGCCCTGCCCTGACCCGAATACTGGATCTCCACCACCAGATCAGCAGCCGGCAGTACGCCCGCCCCCTTTTGCGGCCATTCCACCAGCAGAATCACGTCCTGATCCAACCAGTCGCGCAGCCCCAGAAATTCCAGCTCTTCGGGGTCGGCCAGACGATATAAGTCCAGGTGATAGACCTGGCATTGCGGCAGGTCATAGGGTTCGACCAAGGTGTAGGTCGGACTGCGCACCGCGCCCTTATGGCCGAGGGCCTGCAAAAAGCCGCGCGCCAGGGTGGACTTACCGGCCCCCAACTCGCCGCGCAGATAGATCACGCAGCGTGGCGGGCAGGTGTGCGCCAGCTGCGCCCCCAACGCGCGCATCGCGGCATCGGTTTCGATGTTCAACATTGTCAGCTTAGGCGCTGGCCAGCCACTTGCAATCGTATTCGGCGATTTGCTGGCGGATATGGTCGACGGCGGAATGGGTCAACACGCTGCGGGTTTCGTCACGCAACTCGCCGCCTAGTTTTTGCGCCAGCTGCTGCGCAACGATCAGCATGGTGTCGAAGGCAGCCAGGCCGCTGGCGGTGTCGTTGGGCATTTGAATAAACAGACTGACACCGGGGGTGGAGAGCTGCTCCAGGTCATCGAGATCGAAGACACCGGGCTTGACCATGTTCACCAGACCGAACAGCGGTGCGTCATTCTCAATATATTGGAAGATCTGCATATCCGGACCATAGCGCAGGCCGCTGCGCTCGATCATCTCGATCAGGGCCGGACCGATGAAGTGTTGTCCCGGCGGCGCCATGACATTGAGGATAATCACCTTGTCAGGCGCCTCGTGCTTGTGGCCCTTCTTTTCTGGGGGGGCTTGCGCCGCCGGCGACTCGGCCTCCTGATGATTGCCGCGCAATTTGCCCAGCACGGAACGCACCCGTTTGGTGACGGGTGCCGCCGCCGTTTTACGTTCGTGTGCGCGGGCATCGTCAGCGTCCACTTTGATTCGGAATGGCTCCGCGCCCGCGTCTTCATCAACCAGGGGGGCATCAACAGTGCGCGGGGGCGGGGATTCGCCTTCCAGGTCGTGC of Candidatus Tenderia electrophaga contains these proteins:
- a CDS encoding tRNA threonylcarbamoyladenosine biosynthesis protein TsaE (needed for nucleoid integrity; possibly involved in cell wall synthesis), with protein sequence MLNIETDAAMRALGAQLAHTCPPRCVIYLRGELGAGKSTLARGFLQALGHKGAVRSPTYTLVEPYDLPQCQVYHLDLYRLADPEELEFLGLRDWLDQDVILLVEWPQKGAGVLPAADLVVEIQYSGQGRAVSLTPISDAGMRFKATLAQLSHTMG